The Deinobacterium chartae sequence CTGCAGGTGAAAGCGCTCCTCGCGCAGCATCTTCTCGGCGGCCTCGCGCAGCGGGCGGTAGCTGCTCGCGCGCGCCGCGCTGAGCCACACACTCTCGTAGGCGTCGAACAGGAACTGGCGCAGCAGCGTAAAGGCCCAGTCGCCGCGCGGGTACTCGAGCAACTGCGCGCAGCGGAACTCGGTGGCGTCACGGCCAAAGGCCAGCGCGTCCGGGTCGCTGCCGTCCAGTTCGGCGCGCAGGCGCAGCCAGGTCTCGGCGTGACCCAGTTCGTCCTGGGCGAGGTTGGCAAGGGCGATGTCCTCCTCGAGGATCGGCGCGTGGCCGATCCATTCGCCGTTGCGCTGCGCGAGGATCAGCTCGTCGTCGGCCAGGGCCGTGAACCGGAGGATCAAAGTGGCCCGGGCCTGCGGGGTGAGGTCAGTCACGTTCGGCTCCCTGGGGGCGTTGCTTGTGCTTGCTGATGTGCGAGCCCACCACGCCGTACGACGACTGCTGACGGTAGGTCTTGTCGCGCGCGGGGGCAAACCAGCTCTCGACCGTCTCGGGGCTCTCGTCGCTGCGGGTGATCGCCGCCTCGGGCACGATCCACCACACGAGCGTCGGGCTGTGCGCGAAGTGCTCGCGCGCCCGGCGCAGCGCCGCTTCGGGCGAGGCCGCCTCGAGGGTCAGGGCGTAGTCCACGAAGGTCATCGAGCGGCGATGGTTGGTCTTGCGGAACACCAGGTAACGCTGCGGCGCGGCCGCCTCGGGTTCGGTCGCCGGAAGCTCGCCCTCGGTCACCAGTTCCTCGGCCGTGCGCGCCAAGATCACCCGGGCGGGAACGACCCACAGCGACACCGCGCTGGGACGGCGTACGAACACGGTGCGGGCGGTGACCAGGGCGTGCTGCGGGTCGGTGGCGTGCACGCTGCCAACCGCCTGGTGCGGCTTTCCGGGCGCGTCCTGCTTGAACACTTCCCAGCGGGGCCATTGCGTGTCCATCATCTCAGTCCGCCGCCTGCGCCTGGCTGCGCGCGCCGTAGGCCGCCAGGGCCTCGCGCACCCAAGCACCGTCCTCGTGGGCGAAGCGGCGCGCCTCGAGGCGGGCCCGGTTCATGGGGCCGTTGCCCTTGACGACCGCCCAGAACTCGTCCCAGTTGATCGGACCGTGAATCCAGTTGCCGCTGGCCTCGTCGAAGCGCAGATCAGGGTCGGGAATGCTGAGGCCCGCCTCGAGCAGTTCGGGAACGTGCTCGTTGATGAACTCCTGGCGCACCTCGTCGTTGCTCTTGAGCTTGATGCCCCAGCGGCTGAGGACCGCGGTGTTGGGCGAGTCCTGGTCGTGCGGGCCGAGCATCATCAGCGAGGGCCACCACCAGCGGTTCAGGGCGTCTTGGGCCATGCGGCGCTGGGCCGGGGTTCCGGCAGCGTAGGTCAGGATCATCTCCTTGCCCTGTTTGTGGTGGAAGGTCTCCTCCGAGCAGATGCGGACCATCGCGCGCGAGTAGGGTCCGTACGAGCAGCCGGCCAGCATGGTCTGGTTTTTGATGGCGGCCCCGTCGACCAGCCAGCCGATCATGCCGACGTCGGCCCAGGTCAGGCTGGGGTAGTTGAAGATCGAGGAGTACTTGGCGCGCCCGCTGAGCAGCGCGTCCATCATGTCCTCGCGGGTGGCCCCCAGGGTTTCGGCGGCGTGGTAGAGGTACTGGCCGTGCCCGGCCTCGTCTTGGACCTTGGCCATCAGGATCATCTTGCGGCGCAGGCTGGGAGCGCGGGTGATCCACTCGCCTTCGGGCAGCATGCCGACGTACTCGCTGTGGGCGTGCTGCGAGATCATGCGGATCAGCTGGCGTCGGTACTCGTCGGGCATCCAGTCGCCCGGCTCGATCTTCTCGCCGCGCGCGATGCGCGCTTCAAAAGCCTCGAGGCGAGGATCAAGCCGGGGGTCTTGGGCGGTGGTCATGGACATGCGGTCCTCCTGTGGGGTGCGGGCCGGGGTGCAGGCGGTACGGGGCGTCACACCCACTTTACCTAACATTAGTTAGGTAAAGTGTAAGGAACAGCGTTTTGACGTGTCAAGCACGCCGGTTCCACCCGAGGCCACCTGCCTAGAGAAGTTTCCCCGGCCCGTGGTCGCCCCCGCTCGCTTTCCGACCGTAGCCCAGTGTGCTCCTGCCAGCTTCTGCTCCGTCCTGCAAGGGCTTTTGTCCCGGGAGTGGCATTATCCTCTCATCTGTGGTAAGCTGAGCACCTTCCATAAATGCGATCAACCGGGCGCACGAGATGGTAAAAGGTGCGCCCATCGTTTTGGAAGGCAGAGGAGCTGAACATGGCTGTTGGTCGAGTTAAATGGTTTAACGCGGAAAAAGGATTTGGATTCATTGAGACGCCCGGCGGTCCGGACGTTTTCGCTCATTTCAGCGCTATTCAGGCTCAGGGCTTCAAGAAGCTGAACGAGGGCGACGAGGTCGAGTTCGACATCGAAGACGGCCAGCGCGGCAAGGGCCCCCAGGCCAAGAACATCGTGGTCACCAAGGCCGCTCCCGAGAGCAGCTTTGGCGGCGGCCGCCCCCAGCGCAACGACCGCTGGTAATCAAAACCCCGGACGGGGCTGACTCTGCCCCGCGAGGACCGGTCCCGGTCCTCTTTTTTTATGCCCGCTCACCCAGCACCACCTGTGGCATCCGCGTGAAGCGGGGGATGGCAGCCTCAGCCCCGCTTCTCACGGGTGCTGTTATTCACCGGCACGTTATGCTCCTTGGCTCGAGCATTCCTCATCAAGCGTGGCGGGAAAGTTCATCCGGCAGCGGCATAATTATAAACGTGGGAAACAACCTTGCCGGGCGAGCGCTGCGCGCGCTGACGCTCTCACTGACCGGACTCGTCCTCCTGACCTCTCCCCTGGCCGGAGCACAACCCGCTCCGGTTCAGACCCCGCAGGCCCAGGCACCCCAGAACCAGCGTCAGGCACCGCAGCGCAACATCGGCGTAGCCTCGCTCAGCGAGGCCAACGCCGCACTGTTCCGCAAGGCCCAGCCCGCCACCTTCCGCCTCGAGCATCGCTCGATCACCGATTCCAACACCCCCGACGGGATAGGAACCGGATTTTTCATCACCAAAGACGGCCTGGCACTCACCGCCTACCACGTGGTCGAGGGAGCCAGGGTCTTGAGTGCCCGCACCCTCTCCGGCGAACGCTACCCGGTCGAGGTGGTCGGATTCGACGCCCAGGCGGACCTGGCCGTGGTCCAGGTAAAGGCGAGCAGGAACGTGCCGTTCCTGCCGCTGGCCGCCAGCACCCCCAAGGTAGGGCAGCTGGCCCTGGCCATCGGCAACAGCCGCGGTCAGCTGCTGCAACCGAAACAGGGTCGCCTGCTGCGCCTCGAGGTCGCTGCCGACCGCGCCGACTTTCCCAGCGGCACCCTCGAGCTGGACGCGCCGTTGGCCCCCGGCGACTCGGGCGGACCGATCCTGAGCGAAAGCGGCGAGGTGATCGGCGTCGTGAGCTACATCCGCCTGGACGACCGCGAGCGCCTGCGCTCGTACGCGATCCCGGTCGGCTCCCAAAACGCCCTGCTGCAGGAACTGCGCGCCGGAACCAAACGCGACGTGCCCGCGCTGGGCATCACCGCCTCGAACGTGCTGGCCAACATCCGCTTCCTGCCCGAGGCCTTTCCCAAGCTGGGCCTGGGACCCAAACCCGGAGCGATCTTCGACGGGCTGGCACCCAACGGCCCGGCGGCGCGCGCCGGACTGCGCCCGGTGGTCCCGATCTCCGAAGGCGACGAGGACACCCCGCCTCAGCTGCGCGGCGACGTGATCACCGCGCTCAACGGCAAGACGGTACGCTCCTTCGAGGAACTGGTGGCGCGGGTGCGCGAGCACAAGGTGGGCGAAACCGTGAAACTCACCGTGCAGCGCGGAAACCAGACCGTCGAGATCAGCGTGCAGCTCGAAGCGCGCGCGCAGGTGGCCTTCTAGCAGCTGGCCCGCACGCACGCGTGACCAAGCGGCGCTCCTGTTGGCTCGAGGAGCGCCGCCGCTTTTAGGAGGCTCAGGCCCGACCCGAGCGCAGTTGCTCGGGAGCGGGCAGGTGCGCGGCCCAGCCGCTCGAGGTGACCAGTGCAGCCGCACGCTCCAGTTCGGCCTCGAGCAGCGCGTCCCAGTCCTCGGCCTCGCCCTGCCAGCCCAGGCGGTTCAGGAAGCTCGCCCGAAACACGGCGTCCTCGAGCAGACCGTGCAGGTACACGCCCCACACGTTGCCCTGCCGCCAGCCCAGCCCCGCTTCCAGGTACGGCATGGCGCCCGGTCCCGCGCGGGTCTCGCCGTGATGGATCTCGTAGCCGCGCACCCGCGCGCCCCCCTCGAGCCGCACCTCACGCCAGGCGGTGGTCTTGGCCGGGGCCAGCTCGGTTTCGAGGTCGAGCAAACCCAGGCCCTCGGCGTCGCCGCCCTCGAGGCCGTGCGGGTCGCGCACCACCCGCCCCAGCATCTGCATGCCGCCGCAGATCCCCAGCAGCGGCGTGCCTGCCCGGGCAGCGCGCGCGACCCGGGCCGCCAAACCGGTCCGGCGCAGGTATTCGAGCGAGGCGACCGTGTTGCGGCTCCCCGGCAAGATCACCGCCGCGTAGGCGTCGAGCGGGTCGCCGGGAGCGACCGCCTCGAGGGACACGCCGGGCGCGTGCCGCAGCGGATCGAACTCCTCGAGGTTCGAGGCCCCCGGGTACACGATCAGCCCGATGCGCACCCCCTCGCGCGCCTGCGGGCGGCGGAAGGCATCCTCCTCGGGCAGACGGTGCTCGAGCATCGGGACCACCGCCGTGACCGGCACCCCGGTGCGCTGCTCGAGCCATTTCGGCGCGTCGAGCAGCAGCTTGGGGTCCCCACGGAACTTGTTGAGCACAAAACCTTTCAAGCGGGCCTGCTCGTGCGGCTCCAGGCAGGCCCAGGTTCCCAGCAGGTGCGCAAAGGCCCCGCCGCGGTCGATGTCGGCGATCAGGTGCACGTCCGCCTGTGCCTCGAGGGCCACCCGCATGTTCACGATGTCCGAGGACTTGAGGTTGACCTCGGCCGGGCTGCCCGCTCCCTCGATGATCACCAGTTCGTACTCGGCCAGCAGGCCGTGCAGGGCCTGCTGCACCGTGGGCCACAGCGCTTTTTTACGCTGCATCCAGGGCAGGGCGCTGACCTCGAGGTCCGGCTCGCCCAGGCGGATCACCGCCGAGCGGGTATCCCCCAGCGGCTTGAGCAGCACCGGGTTCATGCGCGGCTCGGCGGGGACGCGCGCGGCGCGGGCCTGCAAGGCCTGGGCGCGTCCGATCTCCAGGCCGCCCGGGGTCACGGCGGCGTTGTTGCTCATGTTC is a genomic window containing:
- the paaC gene encoding 1,2-phenylacetyl-CoA epoxidase subunit PaaC, with protein sequence MTDLTPQARATLILRFTALADDELILAQRNGEWIGHAPILEEDIALANLAQDELGHAETWLRLRAELDGSDPDALAFGRDATEFRCAQLLEYPRGDWAFTLLRQFLFDAYESVWLSAARASSYRPLREAAEKMLREERFHLQHSALWIQRLGLGTDESRRRTQAALELQWPLSAQLFVPLPGEAELAAQGLLPDLSALRPRWEESTRQHLGACGLSVPAWGAPEDVWSRDQHSPHLPELLAEMQGVARADPEAVAW
- a CDS encoding phenylacetic acid degradation protein, whose translation is MMDTQWPRWEVFKQDAPGKPHQAVGSVHATDPQHALVTARTVFVRRPSAVSLWVVPARVILARTAEELVTEGELPATEPEAAAPQRYLVFRKTNHRRSMTFVDYALTLEAASPEAALRRAREHFAHSPTLVWWIVPEAAITRSDESPETVESWFAPARDKTYRQQSSYGVVGSHISKHKQRPQGAERD
- a CDS encoding trypsin-like peptidase domain-containing protein — translated: MGNNLAGRALRALTLSLTGLVLLTSPLAGAQPAPVQTPQAQAPQNQRQAPQRNIGVASLSEANAALFRKAQPATFRLEHRSITDSNTPDGIGTGFFITKDGLALTAYHVVEGARVLSARTLSGERYPVEVVGFDAQADLAVVQVKASRNVPFLPLAASTPKVGQLALAIGNSRGQLLQPKQGRLLRLEVAADRADFPSGTLELDAPLAPGDSGGPILSESGEVIGVVSYIRLDDRERLRSYAIPVGSQNALLQELRAGTKRDVPALGITASNVLANIRFLPEAFPKLGLGPKPGAIFDGLAPNGPAARAGLRPVVPISEGDEDTPPQLRGDVITALNGKTVRSFEELVARVREHKVGETVKLTVQRGNQTVEISVQLEARAQVAF
- the paaA gene encoding 1,2-phenylacetyl-CoA epoxidase subunit PaaA, with protein sequence MTTAQDPRLDPRLEAFEARIARGEKIEPGDWMPDEYRRQLIRMISQHAHSEYVGMLPEGEWITRAPSLRRKMILMAKVQDEAGHGQYLYHAAETLGATREDMMDALLSGRAKYSSIFNYPSLTWADVGMIGWLVDGAAIKNQTMLAGCSYGPYSRAMVRICSEETFHHKQGKEMILTYAAGTPAQRRMAQDALNRWWWPSLMMLGPHDQDSPNTAVLSRWGIKLKSNDEVRQEFINEHVPELLEAGLSIPDPDLRFDEASGNWIHGPINWDEFWAVVKGNGPMNRARLEARRFAHEDGAWVREALAAYGARSQAQAAD
- a CDS encoding cold-shock protein translates to MAVGRVKWFNAEKGFGFIETPGGPDVFAHFSAIQAQGFKKLNEGDEVEFDIEDGQRGKGPQAKNIVVTKAAPESSFGGGRPQRNDRW
- a CDS encoding cobyric acid synthase yields the protein MKAIMLMGCTSDAGKSFLAAALCRYYANLGVRVAPFKAQNMSNNAAVTPGGLEIGRAQALQARAARVPAEPRMNPVLLKPLGDTRSAVIRLGEPDLEVSALPWMQRKKALWPTVQQALHGLLAEYELVIIEGAGSPAEVNLKSSDIVNMRVALEAQADVHLIADIDRGGAFAHLLGTWACLEPHEQARLKGFVLNKFRGDPKLLLDAPKWLEQRTGVPVTAVVPMLEHRLPEEDAFRRPQAREGVRIGLIVYPGASNLEEFDPLRHAPGVSLEAVAPGDPLDAYAAVILPGSRNTVASLEYLRRTGLAARVARAARAGTPLLGICGGMQMLGRVVRDPHGLEGGDAEGLGLLDLETELAPAKTTAWREVRLEGGARVRGYEIHHGETRAGPGAMPYLEAGLGWRQGNVWGVYLHGLLEDAVFRASFLNRLGWQGEAEDWDALLEAELERAAALVTSSGWAAHLPAPEQLRSGRA